The proteins below come from a single Methanocella sp. genomic window:
- a CDS encoding winged helix-turn-helix domain-containing protein, translating into MEVPKIEHLPPSAKLVYKVLESSGLLTQKDIIEKTYLPPRTVRYALNRLREEHILQERFYFKDARQSLYGLSGPMGVVGG; encoded by the coding sequence ATAGAAGTACCGAAGATCGAACATTTGCCGCCATCGGCAAAGCTGGTCTACAAGGTCCTGGAATCCAGCGGCCTGCTGACCCAGAAAGACATCATCGAAAAAACATACCTCCCGCCAAGGACCGTTCGCTATGCGCTGAACAGGCTGCGGGAAGAGCATATCCTTCAGGAGCGCTTCTACTTCAAGGACGCCCGCCAGAGCCTCTACGGATTAAGTGGTCCTATGGGGGTGGTTGGAGGATAA
- a CDS encoding cation:proton antiporter yields the protein MLPDDMVMFFVEIAVMLSVALFFGQLARRLHCPAIIGELIGGIILGPTVLGLISPGAESLLFPSSGAVFAGRDALVQICLLFFLFFAGLEMNLKMLKKSRSGILWTSLLGIAIPFILGYGIVVLFPGLWGDNTRSGVGNFALFMGTALSISALPVIARILIDLDLMKSELAMLIMGSATINDLIGWSLFALILSNYASGSVLNLPPYMTLMLALLLLVFMVTIGRAIGQGVLGFIRSHISWRGVFLGITMVYVLLASALAELIGVHAVFGAFLVGIALSDGGDRRNEAVDSLYQFIMNFAAPLYFVSIGLQTDFLKAFDPLIVVVVLLVACIGKIVGATLGARIGGISPKQSVIVGFAMNTRGAMEVILATVARNAGIIDDRIFVALIIMAIVTSVISGPAIGLLKKDGLNGEIPPA from the coding sequence ATGTTACCCGACGATATGGTGATGTTTTTCGTGGAGATCGCAGTCATGCTCTCCGTAGCTTTGTTTTTCGGCCAACTGGCCCGCCGCCTCCACTGCCCCGCCATCATCGGGGAGCTCATAGGCGGCATCATCCTAGGCCCGACCGTCCTCGGGCTGATAAGCCCCGGCGCCGAAAGCCTGCTGTTCCCGTCCTCCGGGGCGGTCTTCGCCGGCAGGGATGCGCTAGTTCAAATCTGTTTACTGTTCTTCCTCTTCTTCGCCGGGCTGGAGATGAACCTCAAGATGCTAAAAAAAAGCCGGTCTGGCATTTTATGGACGAGCCTCCTGGGCATCGCGATACCGTTCATACTCGGGTACGGCATTGTCGTCCTGTTCCCCGGCCTCTGGGGAGATAATACCCGGTCCGGCGTCGGTAATTTTGCTCTTTTCATGGGCACGGCACTGTCTATATCCGCACTGCCTGTCATCGCACGAATCCTCATCGACCTGGACCTGATGAAGTCGGAGCTGGCCATGCTCATCATGGGGTCTGCGACGATCAACGACCTTATCGGCTGGTCGCTCTTTGCGCTGATACTGAGTAACTACGCGTCCGGAAGCGTGCTGAACCTGCCCCCCTACATGACCCTGATGCTGGCACTCCTGCTCCTGGTGTTCATGGTCACCATCGGCCGGGCGATCGGTCAGGGCGTATTAGGGTTCATACGGTCGCACATATCCTGGCGAGGCGTGTTCCTGGGTATAACCATGGTCTACGTGCTGCTGGCATCGGCCTTAGCCGAGCTCATCGGCGTGCACGCGGTGTTCGGGGCTTTCCTCGTGGGCATCGCCCTCTCCGATGGCGGCGACCGGCGCAACGAGGCCGTCGATTCTCTTTACCAGTTCATCATGAACTTCGCGGCCCCCCTGTACTTCGTATCCATCGGCCTCCAGACCGACTTCCTTAAGGCCTTCGACCCGCTGATCGTTGTCGTAGTACTACTGGTCGCGTGCATCGGCAAGATCGTCGGCGCGACCCTCGGGGCCCGGATAGGGGGCATCTCACCGAAGCAGTCCGTCATCGTCGGCTTTGCCATGAATACCCGCGGCGCCATGGAAGTCATTCTGGCGACGGTCGCCAGGAACGCGGGGATCATCGACGATCGCATCTTCGTGGCGCTGATCATCATGGCCATCGTCACTTCCGTCATCAGCGGCCCAGCGATCGGCCTGCTGAAAAAAGACGGGCTCAACGGGGAGATCCCACCTGCTTAG
- the thiI gene encoding tRNA uracil 4-sulfurtransferase ThiI, with protein sequence MEFDVVIVRYGEIGIKSEQVRRKFEALLMGNIRAMLDSKGVAYEDVIKERGRIFVVTKDPKAPRVVGNVFGVVSTSPAVRAGPTIEEAAAVAAAFGKELIKDGQSFGIMGRRSGNQPFTSQDIGRQCGDAVYNAVAERHPKVDLKNPDHSIHVEIRDTHSYIFTDIVKGVGGMPLGSQGKMVAMESGGIDSPIAAWLMMKRGCEIVPVFFHNAPYFDDTTMNRALSTLKELNKWCPGHEMKVYVMPHGKNLRTFLEKGNQKYTCVFCKHLMYKVSRAIAEKEGAHGIVTGSSMGQVASQTSNNMLAEIYDVDFPINHPLIGLDKEEIIEISKRIGMFGISIQKAMGCKAVPKHPSIHGHLEEVIKMEKEQFDFGELVKYEVDNAKIVEI encoded by the coding sequence ATGGAATTTGACGTGGTCATCGTACGCTATGGCGAGATAGGCATTAAGAGCGAGCAGGTGCGCAGGAAGTTCGAGGCCCTGCTTATGGGGAACATCAGGGCGATGCTGGATTCGAAGGGCGTCGCCTACGAGGACGTTATCAAGGAGCGCGGGCGCATATTCGTAGTGACGAAAGACCCGAAGGCACCCAGGGTGGTCGGCAACGTGTTCGGCGTCGTGTCCACAAGCCCCGCCGTCAGGGCCGGCCCGACCATAGAGGAAGCCGCAGCTGTGGCCGCTGCCTTTGGAAAAGAGCTGATCAAGGACGGCCAGTCGTTCGGCATCATGGGGAGGCGCTCGGGTAATCAGCCCTTCACGTCGCAGGACATCGGCCGCCAGTGCGGCGACGCCGTCTATAATGCCGTCGCCGAGAGGCACCCGAAGGTCGACCTCAAGAACCCGGACCATAGCATCCACGTGGAGATCCGGGATACGCACTCTTACATATTCACCGACATCGTCAAGGGCGTCGGAGGCATGCCCCTGGGCTCCCAGGGAAAGATGGTGGCCATGGAGTCGGGCGGCATAGACTCGCCCATAGCTGCCTGGCTCATGATGAAGCGGGGCTGCGAGATCGTGCCCGTGTTCTTCCATAATGCGCCGTACTTTGACGACACCACGATGAACAGGGCATTGAGCACTTTAAAAGAGCTGAACAAGTGGTGCCCAGGCCACGAGATGAAGGTATACGTCATGCCCCACGGGAAGAACCTCCGGACATTCCTGGAAAAGGGCAACCAGAAGTACACCTGCGTCTTCTGTAAGCACCTCATGTATAAGGTCTCCCGCGCCATCGCCGAGAAAGAAGGCGCCCACGGCATCGTCACGGGCTCTTCCATGGGCCAGGTGGCCTCGCAGACTTCGAACAACATGCTCGCAGAGATCTACGACGTGGACTTCCCGATCAATCACCCGCTCATCGGCCTCGATAAGGAAGAGATCATCGAGATCTCGAAGCGCATCGGCATGTTCGGCATCTCCATCCAGAAGGCCATGGGCTGCAAGGCCGTGCCGAAACATCCCTCCATTCACGGGCACCTCGAAGAGGTCATAAAAATGGAAAAAGAGCAGTTCGACTTCGGGGAGCTCGTAAAGTATGAGGTCGACAACGCGAAGATCGTTGAAATCTGA
- a CDS encoding ubiquitin-like small modifier protein 1: MKLKVKLFANFREVTKNKEVEISPKGDKVNDIISALIHDYPKLEPLMLNGAGVKPYVNILINGKSVLDQGGLQAPIKEGDEVTVFPPVSGG, from the coding sequence ATGAAATTGAAAGTGAAACTATTCGCGAACTTCCGCGAGGTGACCAAGAACAAGGAAGTCGAGATCAGCCCGAAGGGCGATAAGGTGAACGACATCATATCGGCGCTCATCCACGACTACCCGAAGCTGGAGCCGCTGATGCTCAACGGCGCCGGAGTCAAGCCATACGTTAATATCCTGATCAACGGCAAGAGCGTCCTGGACCAGGGCGGCCTGCAGGCCCCGATCAAGGAAGGCGATGAAGTCACCGTATTCCCGCCAGTATCGGGCGGATGA
- a CDS encoding DUF2769 domain-containing protein, with the protein MDNFDKRVKEIKSLDPQDKTNKVRSYLDKCQCPPCPSYTDCAKSDNEGIFCLMGNSFRCINEIKGCNCPTCPVENELSMKDNMYCMKGSEFENRYFNNLK; encoded by the coding sequence ATGGATAATTTCGATAAGCGCGTGAAGGAAATCAAGAGCCTTGATCCTCAGGACAAGACGAACAAAGTACGGTCGTACCTCGACAAATGCCAATGCCCGCCATGTCCTTCATATACGGATTGCGCGAAAAGCGATAATGAGGGAATATTCTGCCTGATGGGTAATAGCTTCCGCTGCATCAATGAGATTAAAGGCTGCAACTGTCCAACATGTCCGGTGGAAAACGAGCTCTCGATGAAGGACAACATGTATTGCATGAAGGGTTCCGAGTTCGAGAACAGGTATTTCAACAACCTAAAGTGA
- a CDS encoding methanogenesis marker 8 protein produces the protein MDEHVIEGLGRARIVVRDGKVVEVGEPMISYCPIFDKHRGIKKITKEVIANNIQFRIDDFGMCTPNRVMTMKDFLSFGVSEIICTAIRQKKIDAAVLVCEGCGTLIVTDPDMVQGIGGRVSGLVSTTPIPSLIEKVGEENVLDPKTAKIDQAAGVKKAIAMGYKNIAVSIINGTMAKEIREIEKQHPGVKVYTFVVHVTGLPKDEAEAIFNYADVATGCASKYVREEGSKKALCKVGDSVPIFGVTPRGQALIEERIKFMGKPIVAKPNAPQPDKLL, from the coding sequence ATGGATGAACACGTCATAGAAGGCCTGGGCAGGGCCCGCATCGTCGTCCGGGACGGCAAGGTCGTAGAGGTCGGAGAGCCGATGATCAGCTATTGTCCGATCTTCGACAAGCACAGGGGCATCAAGAAAATCACCAAAGAGGTCATCGCGAACAATATCCAGTTCCGCATCGACGACTTCGGCATGTGCACGCCGAACCGCGTCATGACAATGAAGGATTTCCTGTCATTCGGAGTCTCCGAGATCATCTGCACGGCCATCCGGCAGAAAAAGATCGACGCTGCGGTGCTAGTCTGCGAAGGCTGCGGTACCCTGATCGTCACCGATCCGGACATGGTCCAGGGCATCGGCGGAAGAGTATCCGGCCTTGTCAGCACGACGCCCATCCCGTCGCTTATCGAGAAAGTCGGCGAGGAGAACGTCCTCGATCCGAAAACCGCGAAGATCGACCAGGCGGCCGGCGTTAAAAAGGCCATAGCCATGGGCTACAAGAACATCGCGGTCTCGATCATCAACGGTACCATGGCAAAGGAGATCCGGGAGATCGAAAAGCAGCACCCTGGCGTGAAAGTTTACACGTTCGTCGTCCACGTTACTGGCCTGCCGAAGGACGAGGCCGAAGCGATCTTCAACTATGCGGACGTGGCCACGGGCTGCGCCTCGAAGTACGTCCGGGAGGAGGGGTCGAAGAAGGCCTTATGTAAAGTGGGCGATTCCGTGCCTATCTTCGGCGTAACGCCCCGTGGCCAGGCCCTCATCGAGGAGCGCATCAAGTTCATGGGCAAGCCCATCGTGGCAAAGCCCAACGCGCCGCAGCCCGATAAGCTGCTCTAA
- a CDS encoding radical SAM protein: MEISVQKKAELIETGGVVIDQTFRPYVSRATAGPGAGLESIFVSLDGHRVRLGVRQASRFHASLDGDNVTIYDDEKEFARGRLEEAISHCPKQIYITVSERCVQDCKFCPVPKLQGKIKSSDEVLDIVRRGLLNPELSSISLTSGIWKTPDEEVERIAGIVKLINEEVGPRGIHIGISVYPTERSSEILKESGAAEIKYNIESVDQEIFKKVCPGLSQEYIVKSLEHAVPVYGRNHVFSNILIGLGETDETVIKGIDMLASKGVIPILRKVNPHPLRKGEVYVETVSAGRLLKLASEERRILEKHGLDVLKAVTGCLPCTGCDVSPVRDI, translated from the coding sequence ATGGAAATAAGCGTTCAAAAGAAGGCCGAGCTGATCGAGACCGGCGGCGTGGTCATCGACCAGACGTTCCGCCCTTACGTAAGTAGAGCGACCGCCGGACCCGGCGCCGGCCTGGAATCGATCTTCGTCAGCCTGGACGGCCACCGGGTGCGCCTGGGCGTGCGCCAGGCGTCGAGGTTCCACGCATCGCTGGACGGCGATAATGTGACGATTTACGACGACGAAAAAGAGTTCGCCCGCGGCCGGCTGGAAGAGGCCATATCCCACTGCCCTAAGCAAATATATATTACAGTGAGCGAGCGCTGCGTCCAGGACTGCAAGTTTTGCCCGGTGCCAAAGCTGCAGGGAAAAATAAAATCGTCCGACGAGGTGCTGGACATAGTCCGGCGCGGCCTGCTCAACCCCGAACTATCCTCTATATCACTTACGTCGGGCATATGGAAGACGCCAGACGAGGAAGTAGAACGGATCGCCGGCATCGTAAAGCTTATCAATGAAGAAGTCGGGCCCCGCGGCATACATATCGGTATATCCGTATATCCGACCGAACGCTCCTCAGAGATCTTGAAAGAATCTGGCGCTGCAGAAATAAAATACAACATCGAGTCGGTGGACCAGGAAATATTCAAGAAGGTCTGCCCGGGGCTCTCGCAGGAATATATCGTCAAGTCGCTTGAGCACGCCGTGCCCGTTTACGGACGCAATCACGTTTTCAGCAATATTTTGATCGGGCTGGGCGAGACCGACGAGACGGTCATAAAAGGCATTGATATGCTAGCGTCGAAGGGCGTCATACCCATCCTTCGCAAGGTCAACCCGCACCCGCTCCGCAAGGGCGAAGTGTACGTGGAGACAGTCAGCGCCGGCCGGCTGCTCAAGCTGGCCTCCGAGGAGCGGCGCATCCTTGAAAAGCACGGGCTCGACGTCCTGAAGGCCGTCACTGGCTGCCTGCCCTGTACGGGCTGCGACGTGTCCCCTGTCAGGGATATATAA
- a CDS encoding ABC transporter substrate-binding protein — protein MLHESNTIWIVMSTSKPLNIGHLSTVYHTSFILEGTGWLQKAGIDARWKLFASGPDIVKAFENKEIDIGYIGLPPVIIGVARGIPFKCIAGGHVEGTVMLAQKQYKSLDELGDISKVLKQFEGSIMGTPPKGSIHDVIARDLAESLGLNIEIKNYAWADFVLDALVEGEIPAAAGTPPLAVAARRFCGARIVVPPHELWPNNPSYGIVARTELFESPGIIMRFLEMHETACNFIREKPEEAAEIVAKLTEIVDPEFVLEAYRISPKYCSALSPEYVSSTMRFVDVLLRMDYISRPVSEEEIFDFRFIRKAHPGPAHYNL, from the coding sequence ATGCTTCATGAGTCCAATACCATTTGGATAGTCATGAGCACCTCTAAGCCGCTGAATATCGGGCACCTGTCGACCGTGTATCACACTTCTTTTATCCTGGAGGGCACTGGCTGGCTGCAAAAAGCCGGCATAGACGCCCGATGGAAGCTCTTCGCCTCCGGCCCGGACATCGTGAAGGCATTCGAGAACAAGGAGATCGACATCGGCTACATCGGCCTGCCGCCGGTCATCATCGGCGTCGCGAGGGGCATACCGTTCAAGTGCATCGCGGGCGGCCACGTAGAGGGCACCGTCATGCTCGCCCAAAAACAGTATAAGTCCTTGGATGAGCTGGGCGACATAAGTAAGGTCCTGAAACAGTTCGAGGGCTCTATCATGGGCACGCCGCCCAAAGGGTCTATCCACGACGTCATCGCCAGGGACCTGGCGGAAAGCCTCGGGCTAAATATAGAAATAAAGAACTATGCGTGGGCCGATTTTGTACTGGACGCCCTGGTGGAAGGAGAGATACCAGCCGCAGCCGGAACTCCTCCGCTCGCAGTAGCAGCACGCCGCTTCTGCGGCGCCCGTATCGTGGTACCGCCGCACGAGCTCTGGCCGAACAACCCCAGCTATGGCATCGTGGCACGAACGGAGCTTTTCGAGAGCCCCGGCATCATCATGCGGTTCCTGGAGATGCATGAGACGGCCTGCAACTTCATCCGGGAAAAGCCGGAAGAGGCAGCAGAGATCGTGGCGAAGCTGACCGAGATCGTCGACCCGGAGTTCGTGCTCGAGGCATACCGGATATCGCCTAAGTACTGCAGCGCCCTTTCCCCTGAATACGTATCATCGACCATGCGATTCGTCGACGTTCTCCTCAGGATGGACTATATCAGCCGCCCGGTATCCGAAGAGGAGATATTCGATTTCCGTTTTATCCGGAAAGCCCACCCGGGCCCTGCACACTATAACCTGTGA
- a CDS encoding S8 family serine peptidase, whose product MLVNASIPLTKPSQDYSSGTYIVVFNDNQNLASALDDQVATFAVENNATVKYQYDLINGMAINVPTADAAKKLSSLKGVKYVEKNVIFHATLDQAAPIVGAPQVWDLGYTGKGVKVALVDTGIDGTHPDLKGRIVDFKDYVGGKTTAYDDFGHGTHCAGIIGGSGAASNGKYKGMAPEVQFIGIKVLGKDGSGSLDNIIAGLNYAAKSDAKVISMSLGSTEHTQSMDDAVNNAVKAGKVVVVAAGNSGPGSSTIACPADCANALTVGATDKSDVIASFSSRGPNRDGTVKPDVSAPGKDIVSCRATGTNDGKAIDTYYLSMSGTSMATPMVSGCVALLLQKKPDLTVSQVKDIMEKTAKQLGSGVPNNDYGYGRVSIINAINYLDGKYTPPTTPSPTPSPTVSPRPSPTVTPNPGHPGYPYPGYPGYPYPGYPGYPGQPTPTPTPNPGHPGYPYPGYPGYPYPGYPGYPYPGYPGYPYPGYSDE is encoded by the coding sequence ATGTTGGTAAATGCGAGCATACCGCTGACTAAGCCCTCCCAGGATTATAGCAGTGGTACCTATATTGTCGTTTTTAACGACAACCAGAACCTGGCTAGCGCTCTTGACGACCAGGTGGCGACGTTCGCCGTTGAGAACAACGCGACGGTCAAATACCAGTACGACCTCATCAACGGCATGGCCATCAACGTCCCGACTGCGGATGCGGCTAAGAAGCTGAGCTCCCTCAAGGGCGTGAAATACGTCGAAAAGAACGTCATATTCCATGCCACCCTCGACCAGGCGGCACCGATCGTCGGAGCCCCGCAGGTCTGGGACCTTGGATATACCGGCAAGGGCGTTAAGGTTGCCCTGGTCGACACGGGCATCGACGGTACCCACCCCGACCTGAAAGGCAGGATCGTCGACTTCAAGGACTACGTCGGCGGTAAGACCACCGCATACGACGACTTCGGCCACGGCACGCACTGCGCCGGCATCATCGGCGGCAGCGGCGCTGCCTCGAATGGCAAGTACAAGGGCATGGCGCCCGAAGTCCAGTTCATCGGCATCAAGGTGCTGGGCAAGGACGGCTCGGGCAGCCTGGACAACATCATCGCCGGCCTGAACTATGCGGCCAAGAGCGATGCTAAAGTAATATCGATGTCACTTGGCTCTACGGAGCACACGCAGTCCATGGACGACGCCGTTAATAACGCCGTCAAGGCCGGAAAGGTCGTCGTCGTGGCGGCAGGCAACAGCGGGCCGGGCTCGAGCACGATCGCGTGCCCTGCCGACTGTGCGAACGCGTTGACCGTGGGCGCAACAGACAAGAGCGATGTCATCGCCTCGTTCAGCTCGAGGGGCCCCAACCGGGATGGTACCGTCAAGCCGGACGTCAGCGCCCCGGGCAAGGACATCGTGTCCTGCAGGGCCACCGGCACCAACGACGGCAAGGCCATCGACACATACTACCTGTCGATGAGCGGCACCTCCATGGCCACGCCCATGGTATCGGGCTGCGTCGCGTTGCTGTTGCAGAAGAAGCCGGACCTCACGGTCAGCCAGGTCAAGGATATCATGGAGAAGACCGCGAAGCAGCTGGGCAGCGGCGTCCCGAATAATGACTACGGCTATGGCAGGGTCAGCATAATCAACGCGATCAACTACCTGGACGGTAAGTACACGCCGCCGACCACCCCATCTCCGACCCCATCGCCGACCGTGTCGCCCAGGCCGTCGCCGACTGTGACGCCTAACCCGGGCCACCCCGGCTACCCGTACCCAGGATACCCCGGCTACCCGTACCCCGGCTACCCTGGTTACCCGGGACAGCCGACACCGACTCCTACGCCTAACCCGGGCCACCCCGGCTACCCGTACCCAGGATACCCCGGCTACCCGTACCCAGGATACCCCGGCTACCCGTACCCAGGATACCCTGGATACCCGTACCCCGGCTATAGCGACGAGTAA
- the hpt gene encoding hypoxanthine/guanine phosphoribosyltransferase has translation MLKNLRETMKNAPIVKRGAYNYFIHPISDGVPVVKPELLREVIACIVKNADLDVDKIVTIEAMGLPLGAALSTITDIPFIIIRKRKYELPGEIAVHQTTGYSRGELYLNGINKGDRVLIIDDVISTGGTLKAVIKALEMAGAVIKDIVIVIERGEGKKIIEDMGYDVQTLIKIDVDEHGVKILGCIDEECSPTGH, from the coding sequence ATGCTGAAGAACTTAAGAGAGACAATGAAAAATGCGCCGATCGTGAAAAGAGGGGCCTACAACTATTTTATTCATCCTATCTCTGACGGCGTCCCCGTCGTGAAGCCCGAGCTTCTCCGGGAAGTCATCGCCTGTATCGTGAAGAACGCCGACCTGGACGTCGACAAGATCGTGACCATCGAGGCCATGGGCCTGCCGCTGGGCGCCGCGCTGTCGACGATCACCGACATACCTTTTATCATCATTAGAAAGAGAAAGTACGAGCTGCCTGGCGAGATTGCGGTCCACCAGACCACTGGCTACTCCCGGGGCGAGCTATATTTGAACGGCATCAACAAGGGCGACCGCGTGCTCATCATCGACGACGTCATCAGCACGGGCGGCACGCTGAAAGCGGTAATAAAAGCGCTGGAGATGGCCGGGGCTGTCATTAAGGACATCGTCATCGTCATCGAGAGGGGGGAGGGCAAGAAGATCATCGAGGACATGGGCTACGATGTCCAGACCCTCATCAAGATCGACGTGGACGAGCACGGCGTTAAGATCCTCGGCTGCATAGACGAGGAATGCTCTCCGACCGGCCACTGA
- a CDS encoding HesA/MoeB/ThiF family protein: protein MSQKGVSVTEKKRSGPKELTEYDLKRYNRQMMIKGFGEEGQKKLKNTRVFVAGAGGLGSPVSTYLAVAGFGHIALADMDVVDLSNLNRQILHWDRNVGEVKVKSGLEKLTQANPEIEVEAFNGKIDENNVYDLTKGHDIIIDAMDNFPTRYLLNRAALKHKIPFIHASVWGLEGRLTTIIPGKTPCLKCIFPHAPPKEVFPILGATPGVLGTLQVTEAVKVVLGIGKPVTNRLLLYDGEYMDFHEIQVNKNPACPACGSK from the coding sequence ATGTCGCAAAAAGGAGTCTCGGTCACGGAGAAGAAAAGATCGGGTCCAAAGGAGCTGACGGAGTATGACCTGAAGAGGTATAACCGCCAGATGATGATCAAGGGTTTCGGCGAGGAAGGGCAGAAAAAGCTGAAGAACACGAGGGTATTCGTCGCGGGCGCCGGCGGCCTGGGAAGCCCCGTGTCCACATACCTCGCTGTCGCCGGGTTCGGCCACATCGCGCTCGCCGACATGGACGTAGTAGACCTCAGCAACCTGAACCGGCAGATCCTGCACTGGGACAGGAACGTGGGCGAGGTCAAGGTGAAAAGCGGCCTCGAGAAGCTGACGCAGGCCAACCCCGAAATAGAGGTGGAGGCATTCAACGGCAAGATCGACGAGAACAACGTGTACGATCTTACGAAGGGCCATGATATCATCATCGACGCCATGGATAATTTCCCGACGAGGTATCTGCTCAACAGAGCGGCCCTGAAGCATAAGATCCCGTTCATCCACGCATCCGTATGGGGCCTCGAAGGCCGGCTCACGACGATAATCCCAGGGAAAACCCCGTGCCTGAAATGTATTTTCCCCCATGCGCCGCCTAAAGAGGTTTTTCCAATACTTGGCGCCACTCCGGGCGTGCTCGGCACGCTCCAGGTGACGGAAGCCGTCAAAGTCGTCCTTGGCATCGGTAAGCCCGTGACGAACCGCTTACTTCTCTACGATGGCGAGTATATGGACTTCCATGAGATCCAGGTAAACAAGAACCCCGCTTGCCCGGCCTGCGGCAGTAAATAG
- a CDS encoding YHS domain-containing protein codes for MVKDPVCHMNVNEEKPGAKENFNGKTYYFCSNKCKALFDKNRDKFSKES; via the coding sequence ATGGTGAAAGACCCCGTATGTCATATGAACGTGAATGAGGAGAAGCCGGGGGCGAAGGAGAACTTTAACGGGAAGACGTATTATTTTTGCAGTAACAAGTGCAAGGCCCTGTTCGATAAGAACCGCGATAAATTCTCAAAAGAATCGTGA
- the larE gene encoding ATP-dependent sacrificial sulfur transferase LarE gives MSLPLEHSKDHGIDRKYDDLRRILCDLDGVIVAFSGGVDSTFLLKAASDTLDKGKVVAVTANSATLKPEELERARKTAKDLGIVHIVLDTHEMDDPEYTNNTPDRCYYCKKIRFCGLDAVKKELGIEHIVDGANMSDAGDYRPGERAAREIGIRSPLREASLYKDEIRALSKSLGLPDWDMPSQACLASRFPYGTALTPERLKQVYEAEKLIGDLGSRQARVRYHGDMARIEIPASDIERLVAYRESIVSHLKKLGFIYITLDLQGFRSGSLNEVLDRR, from the coding sequence GTGAGTCTTCCATTGGAGCATTCTAAGGATCATGGCATCGACCGCAAATATGACGACCTCCGGCGCATCCTATGTGATCTGGACGGTGTTATCGTTGCCTTTTCGGGCGGCGTGGACTCGACGTTCCTGCTGAAAGCCGCCTCCGATACGCTCGATAAGGGCAAAGTCGTGGCCGTTACGGCCAATTCGGCGACGCTCAAGCCGGAGGAACTGGAGCGGGCCAGGAAGACGGCGAAAGATCTGGGAATTGTACACATCGTTCTGGATACGCATGAGATGGACGACCCGGAGTATACGAATAATACGCCCGACCGCTGCTACTATTGTAAAAAGATACGCTTCTGCGGCCTGGATGCGGTCAAAAAGGAGCTCGGCATCGAGCATATCGTCGACGGCGCCAACATGAGCGATGCCGGGGATTACCGCCCCGGCGAAAGGGCTGCCCGGGAGATCGGCATACGCAGTCCCCTGAGGGAGGCGAGCCTGTATAAAGACGAGATACGGGCGCTTTCAAAGTCCCTGGGACTGCCGGACTGGGATATGCCGTCGCAGGCGTGCCTGGCATCACGCTTTCCTTATGGGACGGCCTTGACGCCGGAGCGCCTGAAGCAGGTCTATGAGGCTGAAAAGCTCATCGGCGATCTAGGATCCCGCCAGGCGCGGGTGCGCTATCATGGAGACATGGCGCGGATCGAGATCCCTGCTTCGGATATCGAGAGACTGGTCGCATACAGGGAAAGCATTGTCAGCCATTTGAAAAAGCTGGGATTTATTTATATCACTTTAGACCTCCAGGGCTTCAGGAGCGGAAGCCTGAACGAGGTCCTGGACAGGAGGTAA